GAGGTCTTCGTATGCGAGATCGACCACGGCGACGAGATTGCCCGCCCCGTCGAACACCGACACGTTCAGCCCGGGCTCGAACAGCCCGGCGGCGACGAGGGTGAGGCGGCACCGTGTCTCACCGGGCGATGCGCTGCGGGTGCGGACCAGGTCCGCGGCGCTGCGCAGCCGTCGCACGCCCGCTCGTCGTGCGACAGCTGACTCGCGCAGTTCCGCGATCGTTGCGAGCGGCTCGCGGTCGGTGCGGAAGATGCGCTCGCGCACCACAGCATCGCCTAGAGCGACCAACTCGATGTCCGACACGAGAATGGATGCCATCGTCGCCCACGTCGAGACCGCATCAGTCACCCGGAGCCCACCCACATCGGTCACCGTCACGAGGTGCGACTGCATCTGATGTCCGATGATCCCTCGGCGCCGCGGATGCCGGTGCGGAGCCAGAACGCCGACGTCAAGCCTGCGACTCGCGTCCGCGAGGAGCGCGAGCGGGACACGAAGCTCCCATGCCGCCGCGGCGACGACGTTCATGAAGAACTGACGGCTGGGCATGATGTGTGCGTACGTCCGTGCGCGGTGGAGGAGGCGCTTGCGCAGTCGTTCATACCGGTGATCGGCGGGCGCGATCGGCGCCGCCGCGTCGGCGCGCACGCGGAGCCCACGGTGGCTTGCGACGAGATCGGACGCCCGCAGCCGCGATCGTGCGACACCGGCATCCTTCGCCTCGGCACTGGAAAAGACGTCCCCGAGGGATGCCGGGAGCTCATTTCGCTGCATCGCTCCACCCTGGCGAGTTCGGCGTCGCATCAACCCGTGGACGACCAGTTCTGTGGACAGTTCACTCACTCACCTGCGTGGGGAGGAAGCTGTCATCCCGGGACCTCCCCCGGGCCACTCAGCCGGTGAGCGCAGCGCACGCTCAGCAGTCACTCCGGCACAGTCCGGGCGGCCGATACTGTGCACAAGCGACTGCTCAACCCGCGCCGCGGTTCGCGTCCTCCGCTCAGCAGTCGCTCCGGCACAGTCCGGGCGGCCGACACTGTGCACAAGCGACTGCTCAACCCGCGCCGCGGCCCGGATCAACCGACGAGCGGGATGGTCACCGGGTCGGTGAAGTCCGAACCGCCGGACAGCGTCACGGTCGCAGCCTCGTCGGCGTTGA
This DNA window, taken from Microbacterium invictum, encodes the following:
- a CDS encoding DUF559 domain-containing protein, producing MQRNELPASLGDVFSSAEAKDAGVARSRLRASDLVASHRGLRVRADAAAPIAPADHRYERLRKRLLHRARTYAHIMPSRQFFMNVVAAAAWELRVPLALLADASRRLDVGVLAPHRHPRRRGIIGHQMQSHLVTVTDVGGLRVTDAVSTWATMASILVSDIELVALGDAVVRERIFRTDREPLATIAELRESAVARRAGVRRLRSAADLVRTRSASPGETRCRLTLVAAGLFEPGLNVSVFDGAGNLVAVVDLAYEDLKIAVEYEGEQHLTDPAQWAKDIARHEALVAMGWIVIRVTKAQLYRAPATVVARVRAAVAARTAR